In Acidicapsa ligni, a single window of DNA contains:
- a CDS encoding L-fucose/L-arabinose isomerase family protein translates to MAAQKTMTYGVVVGNRGFFPDSLAKTGREEIITAIESTGAKAIVLTAQESKFGAVETFAEAQRCAELFKKHAADIDGIIITLPNFGDERGVADALRLSGLKVPVLVQATPDKSDAMTIATRRDSFCGKMSACNNLMQYGIPYSLTTLHTEHPASPEFKADLEWFGAVCRVVGGLKNLRIGSIGARPQAFNTVRYSERILETHGISVIPIDLSEILGRINKMGDMDDSAQAKLSAIKSYVTTSGIPEAALLKMAKLGAVIDGWMKETAVTISAVQCWTSLEEYFGVVPCTIMSMMSNDLIPSACEVDVPGTLSMYMLALASGTPSALLDWNNNYGSHPDKCVCFHCSNLPKHFFKEVKMDFQEIIAGTVGKENTFGTCVGRVKSGAMSYARYSTDDRRGVIRGYCGPGQFTDDPLTTFGGAGVAEIPKLQKLLKYICREGFEHHVAANFSDVSKSIHEAATRYLGFESYYHPELED, encoded by the coding sequence ATGGCAGCGCAAAAGACAATGACCTACGGAGTAGTTGTAGGCAATCGCGGATTCTTTCCGGATTCCCTGGCTAAAACCGGACGTGAAGAGATCATCACAGCAATCGAATCTACAGGCGCGAAAGCAATCGTTCTCACCGCGCAGGAGTCGAAGTTTGGCGCAGTGGAAACATTCGCCGAAGCACAGCGCTGCGCAGAACTGTTCAAGAAGCACGCAGCCGATATCGATGGCATCATCATCACCTTGCCCAACTTTGGCGATGAACGCGGCGTAGCGGATGCCTTGCGGCTCTCAGGGCTCAAGGTGCCGGTACTCGTGCAAGCTACTCCCGACAAGAGCGATGCAATGACCATCGCTACGCGTCGCGACAGCTTCTGCGGCAAGATGAGCGCCTGTAACAACCTGATGCAATACGGCATTCCCTACTCGCTGACTACGCTGCATACAGAGCATCCTGCATCGCCTGAATTCAAGGCCGATCTCGAATGGTTCGGCGCGGTTTGCCGCGTTGTTGGCGGACTCAAAAATCTGCGCATCGGCTCGATTGGTGCGCGTCCTCAGGCATTCAATACCGTTCGCTACTCCGAGCGCATTCTTGAGACGCACGGCATCTCGGTTATCCCAATCGATCTGTCTGAAATCCTGGGCCGCATCAACAAGATGGGCGACATGGATGACTCTGCGCAGGCCAAGCTTTCCGCGATCAAGAGCTATGTCACCACCTCCGGCATTCCCGAAGCCGCTCTGCTCAAGATGGCCAAGCTGGGTGCTGTAATCGATGGCTGGATGAAAGAGACAGCCGTCACAATCTCCGCAGTGCAATGCTGGACTTCACTCGAAGAATACTTTGGCGTGGTGCCCTGCACGATCATGAGCATGATGTCGAATGACCTGATTCCATCGGCCTGCGAAGTGGATGTGCCGGGCACATTGAGCATGTACATGCTGGCCTTGGCCTCAGGGACGCCAAGCGCGTTGCTCGACTGGAACAACAACTACGGCAGCCATCCTGACAAGTGCGTTTGCTTCCATTGTTCAAACCTGCCGAAGCACTTCTTCAAAGAAGTCAAGATGGATTTTCAGGAGATCATTGCCGGTACCGTGGGCAAGGAAAACACCTTCGGAACATGCGTGGGTCGCGTAAAGAGTGGTGCCATGAGTTACGCACGCTACTCGACCGACGATCGGCGTGGCGTGATCCGCGGCTATTGCGGGCCGGGACAGTTTACAGATGATCCGCTGACAACATTTGGCGGTGCAGGTGTAGCCGAAATCCCCAAGCTGCAGAAGCTACTGAAGTACATCTGCCGCGAAGGATTCGAGCATCATGTTGCCGCGAACTTCAGCGATGTTTCAAAGTCAATTCACGAGGCCGCAACACGGTATCTTGGGTTCGAGAGCTACTATCACCCGGAACTCGAAGATTAA